One genomic region from Leptolyngbyaceae cyanobacterium JSC-12 encodes:
- a CDS encoding ABC-type proline/glycine betaine transport system, ATPase component (IMG reference gene:2510096174~PFAM: ABC transporter), whose product MQPEGIAVSFQGVGLTIAGRVLLSDLNFSINMGEFLVLLGRSGSGKTTTMKLINHLLTPTSGVVRVQERATIDWNPIELRRNIGYVIQETGLFPHFTIEQNVGLVPMLQGWNSKQVKARVHELLHLIGLEPAQFANRYPHQLSGGQRQRVGVARALAADPPILLMDEPFGALDPITRLELQQEFRRLQQELGKTVVFVTHDIQEALILASRIGLMHDGRLVFLGTAEEFLHSANDEARTFLKPLRTMEHLAGRE is encoded by the coding sequence GCTGCTCTCTGATTTGAATTTCTCCATTAACATGGGTGAGTTTTTGGTGTTGTTGGGGCGCAGTGGGTCGGGTAAAACTACTACGATGAAACTGATCAATCACTTGTTAACCCCTACGTCAGGCGTTGTGCGGGTTCAGGAACGAGCAACTATCGACTGGAACCCGATTGAGCTACGGCGCAATATTGGTTATGTGATTCAAGAAACGGGACTGTTTCCCCATTTCACGATTGAGCAAAATGTGGGGCTGGTGCCGATGTTGCAAGGCTGGAACTCGAAGCAGGTTAAAGCCCGGGTGCATGAGCTATTGCATTTGATTGGGCTGGAGCCAGCACAGTTTGCTAACCGCTATCCGCATCAACTTTCGGGCGGGCAACGGCAACGGGTGGGAGTGGCGCGAGCACTGGCAGCCGATCCACCGATTCTGTTGATGGATGAGCCGTTTGGGGCACTCGATCCGATTACGCGATTAGAGTTGCAGCAAGAATTTCGCCGTTTGCAACAAGAGTTGGGCAAGACAGTAGTGTTTGTCACCCATGACATTCAAGAAGCACTAATTCTGGCATCGCGGATTGGATTGATGCACGATGGGCGGCTGGTATTTTTGGGAACGGCTGAGGAGTTTTTGCACTCTGCCAATGACGAGGCGCGAACCTTCCTGAAACCATTACGCACAATGGAACATTTGGCAGGGCGAGAATGA
- a CDS encoding ABC-type proline/glycine betaine transport system, permease component (IMG reference gene:2510096175~PFAM: Binding-protein-dependent transport system inner membrane component): protein MNHFFLVKYGSEILQRTGEHLLLVGVAIAVAIVISLPLGIVITRQKVLRQPILAVANILQTVPSLAMFGLLIPLVGIGIVPAIIALTLYSFLPIIRNTYTGIMNVDPAVREAGRGMGMTDWQLLSRVELPLAAGVILAGVRVATVIAVGIATIAAAIGAGGLGVFIFRGIAVVNNDLILAGAVPAAAIALIADYGIGWLEKRFTVKR, encoded by the coding sequence ATGAATCACTTCTTTCTGGTGAAATACGGCTCTGAAATTTTGCAGCGCACAGGTGAGCATTTGCTGTTGGTGGGGGTTGCGATCGCTGTTGCCATCGTGATTAGCCTGCCGTTGGGAATTGTAATTACTCGTCAAAAAGTCTTGCGACAACCCATCCTCGCTGTTGCCAATATCTTGCAAACAGTTCCCAGTCTAGCGATGTTTGGCTTACTAATTCCGCTGGTCGGCATTGGTATTGTTCCGGCAATTATTGCGCTGACCCTCTACTCATTCTTGCCTATTATCCGCAATACCTATACGGGCATTATGAACGTTGATCCGGCTGTGCGTGAAGCTGGACGAGGTATGGGCATGACGGATTGGCAGTTGCTTTCGCGGGTAGAGCTACCACTGGCAGCCGGGGTGATTTTGGCAGGAGTGCGAGTGGCAACAGTGATTGCCGTAGGCATTGCCACGATCGCTGCTGCAATTGGAGCCGGAGGATTGGGTGTCTTCATCTTTCGCGGCATTGCCGTGGTCAACAATGACCTGATTCTCGCGGGTGCGGTTCCGGCAGCCGCGATCGCCCTAATTGCTGACTACGGAATCGGCTGGCTGGAAAAACGCTTCACCGTCAAACGCTGA